Proteins encoded by one window of Actinocorallia herbida:
- a CDS encoding helix-turn-helix transcriptional regulator: MLSAEQEALPLRGREIEVGLLSGLIDSLARGEGGAVLVEGPSGSGRTRLLAEARAMARAAGVSWCQGEPGPDRRPVPLRSLVDALRAAGPARRDVPAYWWWTPRRVRDTLARRAGQGPLAVCIDDIEQCDPMTLSALPALLRGLSEHPVLWVLATGTAPGGPVPALARVGAACGQRIGLGPLSDADALGVAADVLREEPDEAVTRVVRRAQGVPQFIVEMVRGMEEEGFTLRAGAAEAVPRRMRVLVRHRLGRLSPSVCEGVQAASVLDGDFSAEELGELAGMSASGPAVAAEAVAAGILTGTNRRLGFCHDLVREAISADLPAPLRRCLRRQAVDVRLMRGGSPVDVAAVLAETALPGDHRAVALLREAAASLAATDPAEASELSRGALRLAGPESPQTAEIIGETMELLWRGGRTGEARKLAEDALSGFLTSAAEARIRLELGRQAGPMSATEAVRQCRIGLSLPDLPSGLRARLTAAEALHLNRMGDVPGALAAAARVVSGPMTDAVVLAVRAGAESSRLNQGAAFAYLDRADSLGLPDPAEACGRAFLLSAVGRTDSALREAGAGLAAAARNGQTTAARLWSMTRARLLLDAGRLTEAVTASESALASAGDLGAGDFAATTARYARARAALRLADTDGPGRCVAEGARMEGAGNPVVRQAGAWLAALAADAEGAPARAAELARRAWDGTAGPGAPPDPADLAVLARIALRGAMPDLAAEAATRAAVLDDGFPLLRGVAFHTRGLVTGAPDLLAHAAGLLADTDRPLVRACAAEDAGRVLKSDPAARGHLETALRLYDQCGADRDAARVRRRLRALGVRPPVRETDGEARWGLTATEVRIARLVAQGATNRRIAERLFLSSNTVGTHLRHIFVKWGIGSRVDLARLVHAHETA, translated from the coding sequence GTGCTTTCGGCGGAACAGGAGGCCCTGCCGCTGCGTGGACGTGAGATCGAGGTCGGCCTGCTCAGCGGGCTCATCGACTCGCTGGCCCGAGGGGAGGGCGGGGCGGTGCTCGTCGAGGGGCCGTCCGGGTCGGGCCGGACCCGGCTGCTCGCCGAGGCTCGCGCAATGGCCCGTGCCGCGGGGGTTTCGTGGTGCCAGGGCGAGCCGGGGCCGGACCGGCGCCCGGTCCCGCTCCGCTCTCTCGTCGACGCCCTGCGCGCTGCGGGCCCCGCGCGGCGCGACGTCCCGGCTTACTGGTGGTGGACGCCGCGGCGTGTCCGCGACACGCTCGCCCGGCGCGCCGGGCAGGGACCTCTGGCGGTCTGCATCGACGACATCGAGCAGTGCGACCCCATGACGCTGTCCGCCCTTCCTGCCCTGCTGCGCGGACTGTCGGAGCATCCGGTCCTGTGGGTGCTGGCCACGGGAACCGCTCCCGGAGGGCCGGTCCCGGCATTGGCGCGCGTCGGGGCGGCGTGCGGACAGCGGATCGGCCTCGGCCCGCTGTCCGACGCCGACGCCCTCGGGGTCGCCGCCGACGTGCTCCGGGAGGAGCCCGACGAGGCGGTGACGCGGGTCGTCCGGCGGGCGCAGGGCGTGCCGCAGTTCATCGTGGAGATGGTCCGGGGGATGGAAGAGGAGGGGTTCACCTTGCGGGCGGGTGCCGCCGAAGCCGTCCCGCGCCGGATGCGGGTCCTCGTACGGCACCGGCTGGGCCGGCTGTCGCCATCGGTGTGCGAGGGCGTGCAGGCGGCGTCCGTACTCGACGGGGACTTCTCCGCCGAGGAACTGGGCGAGCTCGCGGGCATGTCCGCGAGCGGGCCGGCGGTGGCCGCGGAGGCGGTGGCGGCGGGCATCCTGACCGGCACGAACCGACGCCTCGGCTTCTGCCATGACCTGGTCCGAGAGGCGATCTCCGCCGACCTCCCCGCGCCACTGCGCCGTTGCCTGCGGCGTCAGGCGGTGGACGTCCGGCTCATGCGGGGCGGCAGTCCGGTGGACGTCGCCGCGGTACTCGCCGAGACCGCGCTGCCCGGAGACCACAGGGCGGTGGCCCTGCTGCGCGAGGCCGCGGCAAGCCTCGCAGCCACCGACCCGGCTGAAGCATCGGAGCTGAGCCGCGGGGCACTGCGGCTCGCGGGTCCCGAGAGCCCGCAGACCGCGGAGATCATCGGCGAGACCATGGAGCTGCTGTGGCGGGGCGGACGCACCGGTGAGGCCCGGAAGCTCGCCGAGGATGCGCTCTCCGGATTCCTCACCTCGGCGGCGGAAGCCCGGATCAGGCTGGAGCTCGGGCGTCAGGCCGGCCCCATGTCGGCGACGGAGGCGGTCCGCCAATGCCGGATCGGGCTGAGCCTGCCAGACCTGCCGAGCGGGCTGCGGGCCCGGCTGACTGCCGCCGAGGCCCTGCACCTGAACCGGATGGGGGACGTTCCGGGCGCACTGGCCGCCGCGGCGCGGGTCGTCTCCGGGCCCATGACGGACGCCGTGGTGCTCGCCGTGCGTGCCGGAGCAGAGTCGTCCCGGCTGAACCAGGGCGCCGCCTTCGCGTACCTGGACCGCGCGGACTCCCTGGGCCTCCCCGATCCGGCGGAGGCCTGCGGGCGGGCGTTCCTGCTCTCCGCCGTCGGCCGAACGGACTCCGCGTTGCGGGAGGCCGGGGCGGGCTTGGCCGCCGCCGCGCGGAACGGGCAGACGACCGCGGCGCGACTGTGGTCGATGACCCGCGCGCGGCTGCTGCTCGACGCGGGCCGCCTCACCGAAGCGGTGACCGCCTCCGAGTCCGCCCTTGCGTCCGCAGGGGACCTGGGTGCGGGGGACTTCGCCGCCACCACGGCGCGGTACGCGCGCGCCCGTGCCGCCCTGCGCCTCGCCGACACCGACGGCCCGGGCCGCTGCGTCGCCGAAGGCGCCCGGATGGAGGGCGCAGGAAACCCGGTCGTCCGGCAGGCCGGTGCGTGGCTCGCGGCGCTCGCGGCCGATGCCGAAGGCGCCCCGGCCCGCGCCGCCGAACTCGCCCGTCGGGCGTGGGACGGAACCGCGGGACCCGGTGCGCCGCCCGACCCCGCCGACCTCGCCGTGCTCGCGCGGATCGCGCTGCGCGGGGCGATGCCCGATCTGGCGGCGGAGGCCGCGACACGAGCAGCGGTCCTCGACGACGGATTCCCGCTCCTGCGCGGCGTGGCCTTCCACACCCGCGGTCTCGTTACCGGCGCCCCGGACCTCCTCGCCCATGCCGCCGGACTGCTCGCGGACACCGACCGCCCGTTGGTGCGGGCTTGCGCGGCCGAGGACGCGGGCCGGGTGCTCAAGAGCGATCCTGCGGCGCGCGGCCACCTGGAGACCGCCCTTCGCCTCTACGACCAGTGCGGCGCAGACCGCGACGCCGCCCGCGTCCGCAGACGTCTGCGCGCGCTCGGCGTGCGACCTCCGGTCCGGGAGACCGACGGTGAGGCCCGGTGGGGGCTGACCGCGACAGAGGTGCGGAT
- a CDS encoding TetR/AcrR family transcriptional regulator: MNRGLTAKGRATRQRIVAAASLLIREQGVAETTLDDVRVATATSKSQLFHYFPEGRSDILAAVAEYEAAQVLEAQQPYLGDLSTWESWQGWQKAVLDHYTELGRRCPLGSLTAELGKASPQARAIISALYDSWEAALVRGVEAVTSDGPEESRARARSILAAVQGGVVMLQGTGRTDYLEAALPAATGALRPVSA; encoded by the coding sequence ATGAACAGAGGACTGACGGCGAAGGGCCGGGCGACGCGGCAGCGGATCGTCGCGGCCGCGTCGCTTCTCATAAGGGAGCAGGGGGTCGCCGAGACGACGCTCGACGATGTGCGGGTGGCCACGGCGACGAGCAAGAGCCAGTTGTTCCACTATTTTCCCGAGGGCAGGTCCGACATCCTGGCGGCCGTGGCCGAGTACGAGGCCGCGCAGGTATTGGAGGCGCAGCAGCCGTACCTGGGCGACCTGTCGACCTGGGAGTCCTGGCAGGGATGGCAGAAGGCGGTGCTCGACCACTACACGGAGCTGGGGCGGCGGTGCCCGCTGGGCAGCCTCACCGCCGAGCTGGGCAAGGCCTCGCCCCAGGCCCGCGCGATCATCTCCGCCCTCTATGACTCCTGGGAGGCGGCCCTCGTGCGCGGCGTCGAGGCGGTGACCTCCGATGGACCGGAGGAGTCCCGCGCCCGCGCGCGGAGCATTCTGGCGGCCGTCCAGGGAGGTGTGGTGATGCTCCAGGGGACGGGGCGCACGGATTACCTGGAGGCGGCGCTGCCCGCGGCGACCGGCGCACTTCGGCCCGTGAGCGCATAG
- a CDS encoding MFS transporter, protein MSSNPGAVDSAVLPAPRPPAPAGGLRASLLLLSVAAVSYSLVQSVVNPGLEALRDHVHTSQLGVGWVLTGFLLASAVLTPVLGRVGDQIGKDRVLVAVLALLALGSVIGALATSLPVLVTGRVLQGAGGATLPLAFGLVRDLVPRHKVGMAVGTIAAVSSVGGALGVLAAGPIVSALGVPWLFWLPALANALVAIAVFALLPPSRGATAGGQLNVGAIVTLAGTLVLLLLPLSLGQEWGWGSGRTLGLLAGALAVGTLWIWWEHRSRHPLIDMRVFRMRPVWTANLASFLFGFTLYSVFGFVPSFLQVPTLTGYGLGQSITVAGLIFLPVTLTQFASGIMTGPLAARIPAKILLIVGSLPVMASLLLLAAFHEAPWQISLLLAVAGIGFGVALSALSALVVHAVPAEHTGAVSGMNANIRTIGGAVGAAVVTTVLASTTRAGGFPSEGGWVAVFLLLAGAGLVGLASCLLIPDSSQGPHRREARTAAV, encoded by the coding sequence ATGTCATCCAATCCTGGCGCGGTGGATTCCGCCGTCCTTCCCGCGCCCCGTCCCCCCGCCCCCGCGGGTGGATTGCGGGCCTCACTGCTGCTCCTTTCGGTCGCCGCGGTCTCCTATTCCCTGGTCCAGTCCGTGGTGAATCCCGGATTGGAGGCACTGCGCGATCACGTGCACACCAGCCAGCTGGGCGTGGGGTGGGTGCTCACCGGCTTCCTGCTCGCGAGCGCCGTGCTGACCCCGGTGCTGGGCCGCGTGGGCGACCAGATCGGCAAGGACCGCGTGCTCGTGGCGGTTCTCGCGCTGCTCGCGCTCGGAAGCGTGATCGGAGCCCTCGCCACCAGCCTCCCCGTCCTGGTCACCGGCCGGGTTCTGCAAGGTGCCGGGGGCGCCACCCTGCCTCTGGCCTTCGGCCTGGTGCGTGATCTGGTGCCCCGGCACAAGGTCGGCATGGCGGTCGGCACGATCGCCGCGGTCAGCTCGGTCGGCGGGGCGCTCGGTGTGCTCGCGGCAGGCCCGATCGTCTCGGCGCTCGGTGTCCCGTGGCTGTTCTGGCTGCCCGCCCTCGCCAACGCGCTCGTGGCGATCGCCGTGTTCGCCCTCCTGCCGCCCTCCCGCGGCGCGACCGCGGGCGGGCAGCTGAACGTGGGCGCCATCGTGACGCTGGCCGGCACGCTGGTCCTGCTCCTGCTGCCGCTGAGTCTCGGCCAGGAGTGGGGCTGGGGGTCCGGGCGGACGCTCGGCCTGCTCGCCGGGGCCCTGGCGGTCGGCACGCTCTGGATCTGGTGGGAGCACCGCTCCCGGCATCCGCTGATCGACATGCGCGTCTTCCGGATGCGCCCGGTCTGGACGGCGAACCTCGCCTCGTTCCTCTTCGGTTTCACCCTGTACTCGGTCTTCGGTTTCGTCCCGTCCTTCCTCCAGGTGCCCACCCTCACCGGCTACGGTCTCGGCCAGTCGATCACCGTCGCCGGCTTGATCTTCCTGCCGGTGACGCTCACCCAGTTCGCGAGCGGGATCATGACCGGGCCGCTCGCCGCCCGGATTCCGGCCAAGATCCTCCTCATCGTCGGCTCCCTGCCGGTGATGGCCAGCCTTCTGCTGCTCGCGGCCTTCCACGAGGCGCCATGGCAGATCTCCCTCCTGCTCGCCGTGGCGGGCATCGGGTTCGGCGTCGCGCTGTCGGCGCTGTCGGCGCTGGTCGTGCACGCGGTGCCCGCCGAGCACACCGGTGCCGTGAGCGGGATGAACGCCAACATCCGCACCATCGGCGGCGCGGTCGGCGCGGCCGTCGTCACCACGGTCCTGGCCTCCACCACACGGGCCGGCGGCTTTCCGAGCGAGGGCGGCTGGGTCGCGGTGTTCCTGCTGCTGGCCGGCGCCGGGCTCGTCGGACTCGCGTCCTGCCTGCTGATCCCCGACAGTTCCCAGGGCCCGCACCGGCGGGAAGCCCGCACCGCCGCAGTCTGA
- a CDS encoding nuclear transport factor 2 family protein → MNAATHADLDRIRELRARYARYADTKRWEEVAGLFTDDAVMRFRGVDGGLLNEVTAAEFAKTIGARVGAGQPVHHLFTHEITFTSDTTAEGVWAMEDLIFHDREAHPEAPFSFMHGFGHYHDTYRKVDGRWRISGCELTRLRLEIVS, encoded by the coding sequence ATGAACGCCGCGACACATGCCGACCTCGACCGGATCCGCGAACTGAGGGCCCGCTATGCCCGCTACGCCGACACCAAAAGATGGGAGGAGGTGGCAGGGCTCTTCACCGATGACGCCGTGATGCGGTTCCGGGGCGTCGACGGCGGCCTCCTCAACGAAGTCACCGCCGCCGAGTTCGCGAAGACGATCGGCGCCCGGGTGGGCGCGGGCCAGCCCGTGCACCACCTGTTCACGCACGAGATCACCTTCACCTCCGACACCACGGCCGAAGGCGTCTGGGCGATGGAGGACCTGATCTTCCACGACCGCGAGGCCCACCCCGAGGCACCCTTCTCCTTCATGCACGGCTTCGGCCACTACCACGACACGTACCGCAAGGTCGACGGCCGATGGCGCATCTCCGGATGCGAGCTCACCCGGCTGCGGCTCGAAATCGTCTCCTGA
- a CDS encoding epoxide hydrolase family protein: MSTRAFPLTPVPVHVSDEVLTDLRNRLERTRYAVDAGNQDWYYGVNGRYLKELVDYWIDDYDWRKAEAEINRYEHYRVEVDGVPVHFMRKPGVGPDPKPMLISHGWPWTFWFASKIIDPLADPGAHGGDPAEAFDVIVPSLPGFGWSTPLPDHPDMNFWKIADVFHQLMTEVLGYEKYAATGSDMGSLVTAQLGHKYADSLYGIHVGSPIPLNMFNGERAWDLTGGKTIPESVPDDIRAGILSVHKRFVAHVAVHSLDSSTLGHALSDSPAGMLAWILERWTNWSDNDGDVENVFTKDEILTHAMIYWVTDSISTSMRLYANANRYPWTPSHDLTPPVQAPTGITLVGYENPPGVTTENRVQDFLNSPRAPWFNHVNVTAHPRGGHFVYWEIPDGWIDDVRRTFRGRTR, translated from the coding sequence ATGTCCACCCGCGCTTTCCCGCTGACCCCTGTTCCCGTCCATGTCTCCGACGAGGTGCTCACCGACCTGAGGAACCGCCTGGAGCGCACTCGCTACGCCGTCGACGCCGGCAACCAGGACTGGTACTACGGCGTGAACGGCCGGTACCTGAAGGAACTCGTCGACTACTGGATCGACGACTACGACTGGCGCAAGGCAGAGGCCGAGATCAACCGGTACGAGCACTACCGGGTCGAGGTCGACGGCGTGCCGGTCCACTTCATGCGCAAGCCCGGCGTCGGCCCGGACCCGAAGCCGATGCTCATCAGCCACGGCTGGCCCTGGACCTTCTGGTTCGCCTCCAAGATCATCGACCCTCTCGCCGATCCGGGCGCCCACGGCGGCGACCCCGCCGAGGCGTTCGACGTGATCGTGCCCTCGCTGCCCGGCTTCGGCTGGTCCACGCCGCTGCCCGACCATCCGGACATGAACTTCTGGAAGATCGCCGACGTGTTCCACCAGCTGATGACCGAGGTCCTCGGCTACGAGAAGTACGCCGCGACCGGCTCCGACATGGGCTCCCTCGTCACCGCTCAGCTCGGCCACAAGTACGCCGACTCGCTGTACGGCATCCACGTCGGATCGCCGATCCCCCTCAACATGTTCAACGGCGAACGGGCCTGGGACCTGACCGGCGGAAAAACGATCCCGGAAAGCGTTCCCGACGACATCCGCGCCGGAATCCTCTCCGTCCACAAGCGGTTCGTCGCGCACGTCGCCGTGCACAGCCTCGACTCCAGCACGCTCGGCCACGCGCTGAGCGACTCCCCCGCAGGAATGCTCGCCTGGATCCTGGAGCGCTGGACCAACTGGAGCGACAACGACGGCGACGTGGAGAACGTCTTCACCAAGGACGAGATCCTCACCCACGCGATGATCTACTGGGTCACCGACTCGATCAGCACATCGATGCGGCTGTACGCCAACGCCAACCGCTACCCCTGGACCCCCTCCCACGATCTCACCCCGCCGGTCCAGGCACCCACCGGCATCACCCTCGTCGGCTACGAGAACCCGCCGGGCGTGACCACCGAGAACCGCGTCCAGGACTTCCTGAACAGCCCCCGCGCCCCCTGGTTCAACCACGTCAACGTCACCGCCCACCCGCGCGGAGGCCACTTCGTGTACTGGGAGATCCCCGACGGATGGATCGACGACGTGCGCCGCACCTTCCGCGGACGCACCCGCTGA
- a CDS encoding helix-turn-helix transcriptional regulator has product MGGDLLRGRRREREILGWLVEGAREGQSGVLVVRGEAGIGKTALLDELCGRADGCQVARAAGVESEMELAFAGLHQLCAPFLNRLPRLPGPQAHALRTAFGLQGGPAPDRFLIGLAVLTLLSEGADERPLVCVIDDVQWLDRESGQALGFVARRLAAESVAMVFAVREPDAEKSLQGLPELVVRGLGPEDSRALLERARPGRLDERVRDRLVAETGGNPLALLELLRGLPAEELEGGFGSAGRPGIMTGLVDDCRRRVEALPAQSRTLLLVAAAEPLGDPLLLWRAADRLGVQPAAADPAEADGLLAIGEHVIFRHSLVRTAVYRSASTEDRRAAHLALAEATGRDADPARRAWHLAAAAEGPDEELAAELERSAVQAQARGGLAAAASYLQRAVDLTADPARRTDRALNAALANVRAGGFDTALGLLATAEAAPLDDLQRARVSLLHAQTRYWRTRGGDGALLLSRAAETLEPLDPGLARATYLDAWCAALFAGAEIRGTSMVEISRRALAAPRPEGAPRPADLLLDGLSLALTKGRGAAAPLLRRAADAFDHGTATIEEVVRSSAAAVMVWDYDTWAELPTHQVRIARESGALSVLAVALDVLAQARCVGGDLRGAALLTAEAGVVTRTTGSQIASYADIMLAGLRGHEAGARRLFAATIAAATEAGQGCAAQYARWSTAVLYNGLGRYEEALTAAEQACAEAPELWIADWAAAELVEAATRTGRPEAARPAFDRLCESATAAGTDWALGTVARLRALLTDGPAADALYQEALEHLFRTRVRPDLARTHLLYGEWLRRTRHPTPARDHLRRAHALFLETHMDAFAERARRELAAAGETPHHPVPHVFDTLTTQESEIAQMAAAGRTNSEIGTSLFLSPRTVEWHLRKIFTKLSITSRRGLPAALDQARSGFASTA; this is encoded by the coding sequence GTGGGTGGAGACCTTCTGCGGGGTCGTCGGCGTGAGCGCGAGATTCTGGGGTGGCTGGTGGAAGGCGCGCGGGAGGGCCAGAGCGGGGTCCTGGTGGTGCGCGGGGAGGCCGGGATCGGCAAGACGGCGCTGCTGGACGAGCTGTGCGGGCGAGCGGACGGATGCCAGGTGGCACGGGCGGCGGGGGTCGAGTCGGAGATGGAACTGGCGTTCGCCGGGCTGCACCAGCTCTGCGCGCCTTTCCTGAATCGGCTGCCGCGGTTGCCAGGTCCGCAGGCGCATGCGCTGCGGACGGCGTTCGGTCTGCAGGGCGGGCCCGCTCCCGACAGGTTCCTGATCGGGCTGGCCGTCCTGACGCTGTTGTCCGAAGGCGCCGATGAGCGGCCGCTCGTCTGCGTGATCGACGATGTTCAGTGGCTGGACCGGGAGTCGGGCCAGGCACTGGGCTTCGTGGCCCGGCGGCTGGCGGCCGAATCGGTCGCCATGGTGTTCGCGGTGCGCGAGCCCGATGCGGAGAAGAGCCTGCAGGGCCTGCCGGAGCTCGTGGTCCGCGGGCTGGGGCCCGAGGACTCGCGGGCGCTGCTGGAGCGGGCTCGGCCGGGACGCCTGGACGAGCGGGTACGGGACCGGCTCGTGGCCGAAACGGGCGGGAATCCGCTCGCCCTGCTGGAGCTGCTCCGCGGCCTGCCGGCCGAGGAGCTGGAGGGCGGGTTCGGGTCGGCCGGACGGCCGGGGATCATGACCGGCCTCGTGGACGACTGCCGCCGGCGAGTCGAGGCGCTTCCCGCACAGTCCCGGACGCTTCTGCTCGTGGCGGCGGCGGAGCCGCTCGGCGATCCGCTGCTGCTGTGGCGGGCGGCCGACCGGCTGGGCGTTCAGCCCGCCGCGGCCGATCCGGCCGAGGCGGACGGGCTCCTGGCGATCGGGGAGCACGTGATCTTCCGGCACTCCCTCGTACGCACGGCGGTCTACCGGTCGGCCTCGACGGAGGACCGGCGAGCGGCGCACCTGGCTCTGGCCGAAGCGACCGGCAGGGACGCCGACCCCGCCCGGCGCGCCTGGCATCTCGCCGCTGCGGCGGAGGGGCCGGACGAAGAGCTGGCGGCGGAACTGGAGCGCTCCGCCGTTCAGGCTCAAGCCCGTGGAGGACTGGCCGCGGCGGCCTCGTACCTGCAGCGCGCCGTGGATCTCACGGCCGATCCGGCACGGCGGACGGACCGTGCGCTCAACGCCGCCCTGGCGAACGTCCGGGCAGGCGGATTCGACACGGCGCTGGGGCTGCTGGCCACGGCCGAGGCCGCTCCGCTCGACGATTTGCAGCGCGCACGCGTGAGCCTGCTGCACGCCCAGACCCGGTACTGGCGGACCCGCGGCGGCGACGGTGCCCTGCTGCTGTCGCGGGCGGCGGAGACGCTCGAACCGCTCGATCCAGGGCTCGCGCGCGCGACCTACCTCGACGCCTGGTGCGCAGCGCTGTTCGCTGGTGCCGAGATCCGCGGCACCAGCATGGTCGAGATCTCGCGCAGGGCGCTGGCCGCCCCGCGTCCTGAGGGCGCGCCGCGTCCCGCCGACCTTCTCCTTGACGGGCTCTCCCTCGCCCTCACCAAGGGACGGGGTGCGGCGGCGCCCCTGCTGCGCCGCGCGGCCGACGCCTTCGACCACGGGACGGCAACGATCGAGGAGGTCGTCCGCTCGTCCGCGGCGGCCGTCATGGTGTGGGACTACGACACCTGGGCCGAACTTCCGACCCACCAGGTCCGGATCGCCCGGGAGTCGGGCGCGCTGAGCGTCCTGGCCGTCGCCCTCGACGTCCTGGCCCAGGCGCGCTGCGTGGGCGGCGACCTCAGAGGAGCGGCCCTGCTGACCGCCGAGGCCGGCGTCGTGACCCGGACGACAGGCTCACAGATCGCCTCCTACGCCGACATCATGCTCGCGGGCCTGCGCGGCCACGAGGCCGGCGCCCGCAGGCTGTTCGCCGCGACCATCGCGGCGGCGACCGAGGCCGGACAGGGCTGCGCGGCCCAGTACGCCCGCTGGTCCACCGCCGTGCTCTACAACGGGCTGGGCCGCTACGAGGAGGCGCTGACCGCTGCCGAGCAGGCCTGCGCGGAAGCGCCCGAACTCTGGATCGCCGACTGGGCCGCGGCCGAACTGGTCGAGGCGGCCACCAGGACCGGCCGCCCCGAGGCCGCCCGCCCCGCCTTCGACCGCCTCTGCGAAAGCGCCACCGCCGCCGGGACCGACTGGGCCCTCGGCACCGTGGCCCGCCTGCGCGCCCTGCTCACCGACGGCCCCGCGGCCGACGCCCTCTACCAAGAGGCACTCGAACACCTTTTCCGGACCCGCGTCCGCCCCGACCTGGCCCGCACCCACCTCCTCTACGGCGAATGGCTCCGCCGCACCCGCCATCCCACTCCCGCGCGCGACCATCTTCGCCGCGCCCATGCCCTCTTCCTTGAAACGCACATGGACGCCTTCGCCGAACGCGCCCGCCGTGAACTCGCGGCCGCCGGCGAGACGCCGCACCATCCGGTCCCGCACGTCTTCGACACCCTGACCACTCAGGAATCCGAGATCGCCCAGATGGCTGCGGCAGGCCGCACCAACTCCGAAATCGGCACGAGCCTGTTTCTCAGCCCGCGAACCGTCGAATGGCACCTCCGCAAGATCTTCACCAAACTCTCCATCACCTCCCGCCGCGGCCTCCCCGCGGCCCTGGATCAGGCCCGGTCCGGTTTCGCGTCCACGGCCTGA